A genomic stretch from Streptomyces venezuelae ATCC 10712 includes:
- a CDS encoding acetate kinase, which produces MTTPTRVLVLNSGSSSVKYQLLDMRDDSRLAQGLVERIGEETSRLVHTPLQGGGAKREKNGPIADHAAALKSVAEELAADGLGLDSPELAAIGHRVVHGGLRFTEPTVIDDEVLAEIERLVPVAPLHNPANLTGIRTAMALRPDLPQVAVFDTAFHTTMPESAARYAIDVETADAYRIRRYGFHGTSHAYVSRETAKLLGKEPAEVNVIVLHLGNGASASAVRGGRCVDTSMGLTPLEGLVMGTRSGDIDPAVTFHLKRVAGMSADDIDVLLNKKSGLVGLCGDNDMREIRRRIDEGDERAALAFEIYVHRLKKYIGAYYAVLGRVDAVAFTAGVGENAAPVREAAIAGLEELGLAVDAELNSVRTDEARLISPDYARVAVAVVPTDEELEIARQTFALVGGETLGGVNA; this is translated from the coding sequence ATGACCACACCCACCCGCGTACTGGTCCTCAACTCCGGCTCGTCGTCGGTGAAGTACCAGCTCCTGGACATGCGCGACGACAGCCGTCTCGCCCAGGGCCTCGTGGAGCGGATCGGCGAGGAGACCTCCCGGCTCGTGCACACCCCGCTGCAGGGCGGTGGCGCGAAGCGCGAGAAGAACGGGCCGATCGCCGACCACGCGGCCGCGCTGAAGTCGGTCGCCGAGGAGCTGGCGGCGGACGGCCTCGGGCTCGACTCGCCCGAGCTGGCGGCGATCGGCCACCGGGTGGTGCACGGCGGGCTGCGGTTCACCGAGCCGACGGTCATCGACGACGAGGTGCTCGCGGAGATCGAGCGGCTGGTGCCGGTGGCGCCGCTGCACAACCCGGCGAACCTCACGGGCATCCGTACGGCCATGGCGCTCCGTCCCGACCTGCCGCAGGTCGCGGTCTTCGACACGGCCTTCCACACGACGATGCCGGAGTCGGCGGCGCGGTACGCGATCGACGTGGAGACCGCCGACGCGTACCGGATCCGGCGGTACGGCTTCCACGGCACCTCGCACGCGTACGTGTCGCGGGAGACGGCGAAGCTGCTCGGCAAGGAGCCGGCGGAGGTGAACGTGATCGTGCTGCACCTGGGCAACGGCGCGTCCGCCTCGGCGGTACGGGGCGGCCGGTGCGTGGACACCTCGATGGGCCTGACGCCGCTGGAGGGCCTGGTCATGGGCACCCGCTCGGGGGACATCGACCCGGCGGTCACCTTCCACCTCAAGCGGGTGGCGGGCATGTCGGCGGACGACATCGACGTCCTGCTCAACAAGAAGTCCGGCCTGGTGGGGCTCTGCGGCGACAACGACATGCGGGAGATCCGGCGCCGGATCGACGAGGGCGACGAGCGTGCGGCGCTCGCCTTCGAGATCTACGTCCACCGGCTGAAGAAGTACATCGGCGCGTACTACGCGGTGCTCGGCCGGGTGGACGCGGTGGCGTTCACGGCGGGGGTCGGGGAGAACGCGGCGCCGGTGCGGGAGGCTGCGATCGCGGGCCTGGAGGAGCTGGGGCTCGCGGTGGACGCGGAGCTGAACTCCGTGCGTACGGACGAGGCGCGGCTGATCTCGCCGGACTACGCGCGGGTGGCGGTCGCCGTGGTGCCGACGGACGAGGAGCTGGAGATCGCCCGCCAGACCTTCGCTCTGGTGGGCGGAGAAACGCTCGGAGGAGTGAACGCCTGA
- a CDS encoding helix-turn-helix domain-containing protein gives MTAGRHTPDPRGARTPAEFLARLQALKDWSGLTYRELSARAESGGDVLPRSTVANMLARTTLPREELLTAFVRACGATREEEARWRTVRNALAGRAGHGLGDTTGAAGPGEAGEPGEPGAWTEAADGAEAWGPAVERGPGGSAKGPADPGSPTGLVTPGDLADPADDHAGQRTPAGSGTPTGRTGPADPTGPTGPGTPADPTGPADPAGPGTPACPTDPTGLDPDRVEVAASAGGPPVWPTSEGGTGEPVTPPARIRRAVVAVVAVAGLVLAGVSVVALLREGHQGHPGHSGQPTRTGAPVAGGVRIRVAGTELCLAERRGTRTGQIHQVPCAEAGVPLYSLAEVGGGRWRIVSDHPDFGPGCSGIPSGGRIPDAPYEDSECGDPSRVEAFALEPYGTPVRGYRIVPAGSATPGSCVTVVGDRTAPWARLAQAPCAPDATGQLFSFERRP, from the coding sequence ATGACAGCGGGGCGGCACACCCCTGACCCGCGGGGCGCACGCACCCCCGCCGAGTTCCTCGCGCGTCTCCAGGCCCTCAAGGACTGGTCGGGCCTGACCTACCGCGAACTCTCGGCCCGGGCGGAGTCCGGCGGGGACGTCCTGCCCCGCTCCACCGTGGCGAACATGCTGGCCCGCACGACACTGCCCCGCGAGGAACTCCTGACCGCGTTCGTCCGCGCGTGCGGGGCGACGCGGGAGGAGGAGGCGCGGTGGCGAACGGTCCGCAACGCACTCGCCGGGCGGGCTGGGCATGGGCTGGGCGACACGACGGGAGCGGCGGGGCCGGGGGAGGCGGGGGAGCCGGGGGAGCCGGGGGCGTGGACGGAGGCGGCTGACGGGGCCGAGGCGTGGGGACCCGCGGTGGAGCGGGGCCCGGGTGGCTCGGCGAAGGGGCCTGCCGACCCGGGGAGCCCCACAGGTCTGGTCACCCCCGGCGACCTGGCGGACCCGGCGGACGACCACGCAGGCCAGCGCACCCCCGCAGGCTCAGGCACCCCCACCGGCCGCACCGGCCCCGCGGACCCCACCGGCCCCACCGGTCCGGGCACCCCCGCGGACCCCACCGGCCCCGCGGACCCCGCCGGCCCGGGCACCCCCGCCTGCCCCACCGACCCCACCGGCCTCGACCCGGATCGGGTCGAAGTCGCCGCCTCCGCCGGGGGCCCGCCCGTGTGGCCCACGTCCGAGGGGGGCACCGGCGAGCCGGTGACCCCGCCCGCCCGGATACGGCGTGCCGTCGTCGCCGTCGTCGCGGTGGCCGGGCTCGTGCTCGCCGGGGTCAGTGTCGTCGCGTTGCTCCGGGAAGGGCATCAGGGGCACCCCGGGCACAGTGGGCAGCCGACCCGTACGGGCGCCCCCGTCGCCGGGGGCGTGCGGATCCGGGTGGCCGGCACGGAGCTGTGCCTCGCCGAGCGGCGCGGGACCCGTACCGGGCAGATCCATCAGGTGCCGTGCGCCGAGGCGGGCGTGCCGCTCTACTCCCTCGCGGAGGTGGGCGGCGGCCGGTGGAGGATCGTTTCGGACCACCCCGACTTCGGCCCCGGCTGCTCCGGGATACCGTCCGGCGGCCGGATACCCGACGCCCCGTACGAGGACTCCGAGTGCGGGGACCCCAGCCGCGTGGAGGCCTTCGCCCTGGAGCCCTACGGGACTCCCGTACGGGGATACCGGATCGTCCCGGCCGGCTCGGCGACCCCCGGCAGCTGCGTCACCGTCGTCGGCGACCGCACGGCCCCCTGGGCCCGCCTCGCCCAGGCACCCTGCGCACCGGACGCGACCGGGCAACTGTTCTCCTTCGAACGACGCCCCTAG
- the pta gene encoding phosphate acetyltransferase yields MTRSVYVTGIDRGDGRQVVELGVMELLTRQVDRVGVFRPLVHDGPDRLFDLLRTRYRLTQDASTVYGMDYHEASALQAERGTDELVSQLVDRFHAVAREYEVVLVLGTDFAATQLPDELALNARLANEFGASVIPVVGGKGQPAESVRSETRNAFRAYDGLGCDVLAMIVNRVAAEDRAAIAERLAARLPVPCYVLPDEPALAAPTVAQIQHALGASVVLGDDAGLARDALDFVFGGAMLPNFLNALTPGCLVVTPGDRADLVVGALAAHSAGTPPIAGVLLTLNERPSDEILTLAARLAPGTPVISVPGNSFPTATELFSLEGKLNAATPRKAETALGLFERHVDTADLLKRVSVARSGRVTPMMFEHELIEQARADRRRVVLPEGTEERVLRAADVLLRRDVCDLTLLGDVETIRKKAADLGVTLAGTQLIDPQTSELRDSFAEKYAALRAHKGVTVELAYDVVSDVNYFGTLMVQEGLADGMVSGSVHSTAATIRPAFEIIKTKPEASIVSSVFFMCLADKVLVYGDCAVNPDPNAEQLADIAVQSAATAARFGVEPRIAMLSYSTGTSGSGADVDKVREATKLVREAHPELRIEGPIQYDAAVEPSVAATKLPDSEVAGQATVLIFPDLNTGNNTYKAVQRSAGAVAVGPVLQGLRKPVNDLSRGALVSDIVNTVAITAIQSQGQELPA; encoded by the coding sequence GTGACGCGCAGCGTGTACGTGACCGGGATCGACCGCGGTGACGGCCGCCAGGTCGTCGAGCTGGGAGTCATGGAGCTCCTCACCCGCCAGGTGGACCGGGTGGGGGTGTTCCGGCCGCTGGTGCACGACGGGCCCGACCGCCTCTTCGACCTGCTCCGCACCCGCTACCGGCTCACGCAGGACGCCTCGACGGTCTACGGCATGGACTACCACGAGGCCTCCGCGCTGCAGGCCGAGCGGGGCACCGACGAGCTGGTCTCCCAGCTGGTCGACCGTTTCCACGCGGTCGCCCGGGAGTACGAGGTCGTCCTCGTCCTCGGCACGGACTTCGCCGCCACCCAGCTCCCCGACGAGCTGGCGCTCAACGCCCGCCTGGCCAACGAGTTCGGCGCCTCCGTCATCCCGGTCGTCGGCGGCAAGGGCCAGCCGGCGGAGTCCGTACGGTCCGAGACGCGCAACGCCTTCCGGGCGTACGACGGACTCGGCTGCGACGTCCTCGCGATGATCGTCAACCGGGTGGCGGCCGAGGACCGGGCCGCCATCGCCGAGCGGCTCGCCGCCCGGCTGCCCGTACCCTGCTACGTCCTGCCGGACGAGCCGGCGCTCGCCGCGCCCACCGTCGCCCAGATCCAGCACGCGCTCGGCGCCTCCGTGGTCCTCGGCGACGACGCGGGCCTCGCGCGCGACGCGCTCGACTTCGTCTTCGGCGGCGCGATGCTGCCGAACTTCCTCAACGCGCTGACGCCGGGCTGTCTGGTCGTCACCCCCGGGGACCGGGCCGACCTGGTCGTCGGGGCGCTCGCGGCGCACTCGGCCGGCACCCCGCCGATCGCCGGTGTGCTGCTCACCCTGAACGAGCGGCCCAGCGACGAGATCCTCACCCTGGCGGCCCGGCTCGCGCCGGGCACCCCGGTCATCTCCGTGCCGGGCAACAGCTTCCCGACCGCCACCGAACTCTTCTCCCTCGAAGGCAAGCTGAACGCGGCCACCCCGCGCAAGGCGGAGACGGCACTCGGCCTGTTCGAGCGGCACGTCGACACGGCCGACCTGCTCAAGCGGGTCTCGGTGGCCCGCAGCGGCCGGGTCACCCCGATGATGTTCGAGCACGAGCTCATCGAGCAGGCGCGCGCCGACCGGCGCCGGGTGGTGCTCCCGGAGGGCACCGAGGAGCGCGTGCTGCGCGCCGCCGACGTGCTGCTGCGCCGCGACGTCTGCGACCTGACGCTGCTCGGCGACGTCGAGACCATCCGCAAGAAGGCCGCCGACCTGGGCGTCACGCTCGCCGGCACCCAGCTGATCGACCCGCAGACCTCGGAGCTGCGGGACTCCTTCGCCGAGAAGTACGCGGCGCTGCGGGCCCACAAGGGCGTCACCGTGGAGCTGGCGTACGACGTGGTCTCGGACGTCAACTACTTCGGCACGCTGATGGTCCAGGAGGGCCTGGCCGACGGCATGGTCTCCGGTTCGGTGCACTCCACGGCCGCGACGATCCGGCCCGCCTTCGAGATCATCAAGACGAAGCCGGAGGCGTCGATCGTCTCCTCGGTCTTCTTCATGTGCCTCGCCGACAAGGTGCTCGTGTACGGCGACTGCGCGGTCAACCCGGACCCGAACGCCGAGCAGCTCGCGGACATCGCGGTCCAGTCGGCGGCCACCGCGGCCCGCTTCGGCGTCGAGCCGCGGATCGCGATGCTCTCGTACTCCACCGGCACCTCGGGCTCCGGCGCCGACGTCGACAAGGTGCGGGAGGCGACCAAGCTGGTCCGCGAGGCGCACCCGGAGCTGCGGATCGAGGGGCCCATCCAGTACGACGCCGCCGTGGAGCCCTCGGTCGCGGCGACGAAGCTGCCGGACTCGGAGGTGGCCGGTCAGGCGACCGTGCTGATCTTCCCCGACCTCAACACCGGCAACAACACCTACAAGGCCGTGCAGCGGTCGGCCGGCGCCGTGGCCGTCGGCCCGGTGCTGCAGGGTCTGCGCAAGCCCGTGAACGACCTCTCGCGCGGCGCGCTCGTCAGCGACATCGTCAACACGGTCGCCATCACGGCGATCCAGTCCCAGGGTCAGGAGCTCCCGGCATGA
- a CDS encoding helix-turn-helix transcriptional regulator has product MAPDHVAYGLRAQYGLFVTPDAVVAWERGRAVPDEQQLTALAGVLWCSPAELIAAPATLREHRMARGLAPEELALRVGVAAHAYQRMEDEGRWRGTERQTAALAEVLGLGPRALITATGGDERLAELLRDAATTRWQAYVKPAAKMLPLPRRTVEFALQRLHGEYHARMAATSSWGASGATGDEGRAYLDGITGHFWAAVGS; this is encoded by the coding sequence ATGGCCCCCGACCACGTCGCCTACGGCCTGCGCGCGCAGTACGGTCTCTTCGTCACCCCCGACGCCGTCGTCGCCTGGGAGCGCGGCCGCGCCGTCCCCGACGAACAGCAGCTCACCGCCCTCGCGGGCGTCCTGTGGTGCTCCCCCGCCGAGCTCATCGCCGCCCCCGCCACCCTGCGCGAGCACCGGATGGCGCGCGGCCTCGCCCCCGAGGAGCTCGCCCTGCGGGTCGGCGTCGCCGCCCACGCGTACCAGCGGATGGAGGACGAGGGCCGCTGGCGCGGCACCGAACGGCAGACCGCCGCCCTCGCCGAGGTCCTCGGGCTCGGACCGCGCGCCCTGATCACCGCGACCGGCGGCGACGAGCGCCTCGCCGAACTGCTCCGGGACGCCGCCACCACCCGCTGGCAGGCCTATGTGAAACCGGCGGCGAAGATGCTGCCGCTGCCCCGGCGGACCGTGGAGTTCGCGCTTCAGCGGCTGCACGGCGAGTACCACGCCCGGATGGCCGCGACCAGCAGTTGGGGCGCTTCGGGCGCGACGGGCGACGAGGGCCGGGCGTACCTGGACGGGATCACCGGCCACTTCTGGGCCGCGGTGGGTTCCTAG
- a CDS encoding ATP-dependent 6-phosphofructokinase, translating into MRIGVLTAGGDCPGLNAVIRSVVHRALTGHDDEVIGFEDGFKGLLDGHYRPLDLNAVSGILARGGTILGSARLERNRLAEAAESAPDLAREYGIDVLIPIGGEGTLTAARMLSDAGMPVVGVPKTIDNDISSTDRTFGFDTAVGVATEAMDRLKTTAESHQRVMVVEVMGRHAGWIALESGMAGGAHGICLPERPFQVDDLVKMVEERFARGKKFAVICVAEGAHPAEGSMEYQKGEIDQFGHERFQGIGNQLAVELERRLGKEARPVILGHVQRGGTPTAYDRVLATRFGWHAVEAAHRGEFGKMTALRGTGVEMVPLAEAVTQLKRVPEDRMREAESVF; encoded by the coding sequence ATGCGCATCGGAGTTCTCACCGCAGGCGGCGACTGCCCCGGCCTGAACGCAGTGATCCGGTCGGTCGTGCACCGGGCGCTGACCGGCCACGACGACGAAGTCATCGGCTTCGAGGACGGGTTCAAGGGCCTCCTCGACGGCCACTACCGCCCCCTCGACCTCAACGCCGTCAGCGGCATCCTGGCCCGCGGCGGCACCATCCTCGGCTCCGCCCGCCTGGAGCGGAACCGGCTCGCCGAAGCCGCCGAATCCGCCCCCGACCTGGCCCGCGAGTACGGCATCGACGTCCTCATCCCGATCGGCGGCGAAGGCACCCTGACCGCCGCGCGGATGCTCTCCGACGCCGGCATGCCCGTCGTCGGCGTCCCGAAGACGATCGACAACGACATCTCCTCCACGGACCGCACCTTCGGCTTCGACACCGCCGTCGGCGTCGCCACCGAGGCGATGGACCGCCTCAAGACCACCGCCGAGTCCCACCAGCGCGTGATGGTCGTCGAGGTGATGGGCCGCCACGCCGGCTGGATCGCCCTGGAGTCCGGCATGGCCGGCGGCGCGCACGGCATCTGCCTGCCCGAGCGGCCCTTCCAGGTCGACGACCTGGTCAAGATGGTCGAGGAGCGCTTCGCCCGCGGCAAGAAGTTCGCCGTCATCTGCGTCGCCGAGGGCGCCCATCCGGCCGAGGGCTCGATGGAGTACCAGAAGGGCGAGATCGACCAGTTCGGCCACGAGCGCTTCCAGGGCATCGGCAACCAGCTCGCCGTCGAGCTGGAACGGCGCCTCGGCAAGGAGGCCCGCCCGGTCATCCTCGGCCACGTCCAGCGCGGCGGCACGCCGACCGCGTACGACCGGGTGCTCGCCACCCGCTTCGGCTGGCACGCGGTGGAGGCGGCGCACCGGGGCGAGTTCGGCAAGATGACGGCGCTGCGGGGCACGGGCGTCGAGATGGTGCCGCTGGCCGAGGCCGTGACCCAGCTCAAGAGGGTCCCCGAGGACCGCATGCGCGAGGCCGAGTCGGTCTTCTAG
- a CDS encoding tyrosine-protein phosphatase, with the protein MRRHIPFERLHNFRDLGGYPTADGGTVRWETLYRSDSLAKLADAGPTDLERFRSLGVATVIDLRYPWEIAAKGRLPETEDVSWHNLSVEHRPYDQEAIDPALDPWRYLADRFAEVAEDGAVELRTALEVIAAADGPLVFHCASGKDRTGLLAALVLALLGVPDEEILADFALTELATERLIADWRAAHPGREPRWPGYGRAPADIMRLFLADLRARYGSVDAYVTGHVGLDPSVVTTLRSRLVDAPEAVSEK; encoded by the coding sequence GTGAGACGACACATACCCTTCGAACGACTCCACAACTTCCGTGACCTGGGCGGCTATCCGACCGCCGACGGCGGAACCGTACGGTGGGAGACCCTCTACCGCTCGGACTCCCTCGCCAAGCTCGCGGACGCCGGCCCCACCGATCTGGAGCGCTTCCGCTCGCTCGGCGTCGCCACGGTGATCGACCTGCGCTATCCGTGGGAGATCGCCGCCAAGGGCCGCCTGCCGGAGACCGAGGACGTCTCCTGGCACAACCTCTCCGTCGAGCACCGCCCCTACGACCAGGAGGCGATCGACCCCGCCCTCGACCCCTGGCGCTACCTCGCCGACCGGTTCGCGGAGGTCGCCGAGGACGGTGCGGTCGAACTCCGTACGGCCCTGGAGGTCATCGCCGCGGCCGACGGACCGCTCGTCTTCCACTGCGCCTCGGGGAAGGACCGTACGGGTCTGCTCGCCGCCCTCGTCCTCGCCCTCCTGGGCGTCCCCGACGAGGAGATCCTCGCGGACTTCGCCCTCACGGAGCTCGCCACGGAGCGGCTGATCGCCGACTGGCGGGCGGCCCACCCGGGCCGCGAGCCCCGCTGGCCGGGCTACGGCCGGGCACCGGCCGACATCATGCGACTGTTCCTCGCGGACCTGCGCGCACGGTACGGCTCCGTGGACGCGTACGTCACCGGCCATGTCGGCCTCGACCCCTCGGTGGTGACGACCCTGCGGTCCCGGCTGGTCGACGCCCCCGAGGCCGTATCCGAAAAGTAG
- a CDS encoding response regulator encodes MSSAPPPPLRVLVVEDDPVAADAHALYAGRVEGFTVVGVAHSRAAAVRLLDRTPVDLILLDLYLPDGHGLQLLRSLRAAGHSADVIAVTSARDLAIVREGVSLGVVQYVLKPFAFATLRDRLARYAEFRATAGEASGQEEVDRALATLRAPHPAALPKGLSAPTLESVTRTLRSTPAGLTAAEAGAAVGISRITARRYLEHLVTAGRAVRAPQYGQIGRPELQYRWLDGPARGH; translated from the coding sequence GTGAGCAGCGCTCCGCCGCCGCCCCTCCGGGTGCTCGTCGTCGAGGACGATCCCGTCGCCGCCGACGCCCACGCCCTGTACGCGGGTCGCGTCGAGGGCTTCACCGTCGTCGGGGTCGCGCACTCCCGGGCCGCCGCCGTGCGGCTGCTCGACCGGACGCCCGTCGACCTGATCCTCCTCGACCTCTACCTGCCCGACGGTCACGGCCTCCAGCTGCTGCGCTCCCTGCGCGCCGCCGGGCACTCCGCCGACGTCATCGCCGTGACCTCCGCCCGCGACCTGGCGATCGTCCGCGAGGGCGTCTCCCTCGGCGTCGTCCAGTACGTCCTCAAGCCCTTCGCCTTCGCCACCCTCCGCGACCGGCTCGCCCGGTACGCCGAGTTCCGGGCCACGGCCGGCGAGGCCTCCGGGCAGGAGGAGGTCGACCGGGCCCTCGCCACCCTCCGGGCCCCGCACCCCGCCGCACTCCCCAAGGGTCTCAGCGCCCCGACCCTGGAGTCGGTCACCCGTACCCTGAGGTCCACCCCGGCCGGGCTCACCGCCGCCGAGGCGGGCGCGGCCGTCGGGATCTCGCGGATCACCGCGCGCCGCTACCTGGAGCACCTGGTGACGGCGGGCCGGGCGGTACGGGCCCCGCAGTACGGACAGATCGGGCGCCCCGAGCTCCAGTACCGCTGGCTCGACGGCCCCGCCCGCGGTCACTGA
- the pyk gene encoding pyruvate kinase — protein MRRSKIVCTLGPAVDSYEQLKALIEAGMNVARFNFSHGSQAEHQERYDRVRQVSADTGRAVGVLADLQGPKIRLETFAEGPVELVRGDEFTITTEDVPGDKSICGTTYKGLPGDVSKGDQVLINDGNVELRVVEVDGPRVKTIVVEGGVISDHKGINLPGAAVNVPALSEKDVDDLRFALRMGCDMVALSFVRDANDVKDVHKVMDEEGRRVPVIAKVEKPQAVENMEAVVAAFDAVMVARGDLAVEYPLEKVPMVQKRLVEMCRRNAKPVIVATQMMESMITNSRPTRAEASDVANAILDGADAVMLSAESSVGAYPIETVKTMSKIVAAAEEELLSKGLQPLVPGKKPRTQGGSVARAACEIADFLGGKALVAFTQSGDTARRLSRYRVQQPILAFTTDENTRNQLTLSWGVESFVVPHVDNTDAMVDLVDAELLKLQRYSAGDTMVITAGSPPGVPGTTNMVRVHHLGGGERA, from the coding sequence ATGCGCCGTTCCAAAATCGTCTGCACGCTGGGCCCCGCCGTCGACTCGTATGAGCAGCTGAAGGCTCTCATCGAGGCCGGTATGAACGTGGCCCGATTCAACTTCAGCCACGGGTCCCAGGCAGAACACCAGGAGCGGTACGACCGCGTCCGGCAGGTCTCCGCGGACACCGGCCGCGCCGTCGGCGTGCTCGCCGACCTCCAGGGCCCCAAGATCCGCCTCGAGACCTTCGCCGAAGGCCCGGTCGAGCTGGTGCGCGGTGACGAGTTCACCATCACCACCGAGGACGTCCCCGGCGACAAGTCCATCTGCGGCACCACCTACAAGGGCCTGCCCGGCGACGTCTCCAAGGGCGACCAGGTCCTGATCAACGACGGCAACGTCGAACTGCGGGTCGTCGAGGTCGACGGCCCCCGCGTCAAGACGATCGTCGTCGAGGGCGGCGTCATCTCCGACCACAAGGGCATCAACCTGCCCGGCGCGGCCGTCAACGTCCCCGCCCTCTCCGAGAAGGACGTCGACGACCTCCGCTTCGCGCTCCGCATGGGCTGCGACATGGTCGCCCTCTCCTTCGTCCGCGACGCCAACGACGTCAAGGACGTCCACAAGGTGATGGACGAGGAGGGCCGCCGCGTCCCCGTCATCGCCAAGGTGGAGAAGCCGCAGGCCGTCGAGAACATGGAGGCCGTCGTCGCCGCCTTCGACGCGGTCATGGTGGCCCGCGGCGACCTCGCGGTGGAGTACCCGCTGGAGAAGGTCCCGATGGTGCAGAAGCGCCTCGTGGAGATGTGCCGCCGCAACGCCAAGCCGGTCATCGTCGCGACCCAGATGATGGAGTCGATGATCACCAACTCCCGGCCGACCCGCGCCGAGGCGAGCGACGTCGCCAACGCGATCCTGGACGGCGCGGACGCGGTCATGCTGTCGGCCGAGTCCTCCGTCGGCGCATACCCGATCGAGACCGTGAAGACGATGTCGAAGATCGTCGCCGCGGCCGAGGAGGAGCTGCTCTCCAAGGGCCTGCAGCCCCTGGTCCCGGGCAAGAAGCCGCGCACGCAGGGCGGTTCGGTCGCCCGCGCGGCCTGCGAGATCGCCGACTTCCTCGGCGGCAAGGCGCTGGTCGCCTTCACCCAGTCCGGCGACACGGCCCGCCGCCTCTCCCGCTACCGCGTCCAGCAGCCGATCCTCGCCTTCACGACGGACGAGAACACCCGCAACCAGCTCACCCTGAGCTGGGGCGTCGAGTCCTTCGTCGTCCCGCACGTGGACAACACGGACGCGATGGTCGACCTGGTGGACGCCGAGCTCCTGAAGCTCCAGCGCTACAGCGCCGGCGACACGATGGTCATCACGGCCG